The following proteins are encoded in a genomic region of Streptococcus cristatus AS 1.3089:
- a CDS encoding heavy metal translocating P-type ATPase — MSEKKEYKLSGMTCAACAMTVEMAVKDLDTVEDVSVNLATERLSLLPKAGFDSQQVLDAVAEAGYQAQEKGKDRLSHVSEEAAMKAQELERKKQELLILLVTALPLLYISMGSMVGLPLPSFLNHMAHPLVFVLSQLLLTLPAVWIGRGFYQRGFRNLIKKHPNMDSLIAVGTSAAFFYSLYSVGQVFLGHHAFVHQLYFESVAVIITLVLLGKYMESSAKGRTSQAIQSLLELVPSQATVIRYGEAVTIDTEDIRVGDIIRIKPGERMPVDGLVTEGQTFVDESMMTGESVPIEKKVGDTITSATINQNGSIDYQATRVGSDTTLAQIVRLVEEAQGSKAPIAALADKISLYFVPIVLSLAALSAMGWYFLAGESLSFSLSIFIAVLVIACPCALGLATPTAIMVGTGKGAENGILIKSGQALEAAYQLDTIVLDKTGTITVGKPSLTDLLPLGDLNRSDLLRLIASAEQHSEHPLARAILAAAEEEGLDLLPVSHFEAIIGRGLSARVEDRQILVGNESLMKEKNIDSSAFQEQLLELSHEGKTAMFVAIDGQLAGILAVADEMKSSSLSAVQELHSMGLEVIMLTGDREETATAIAQKAGIQKVIAGVLPDGKAAAINNLQGAGKKLAMVGDGINDAPALVQADVGIAIGSGADVAIESADVVLMHSDLQDVVKAIKLSQATIRNIKENLFWAFAYNTLGIPIAMGLLHLFGGPLLNPMLAGLAMSLSSVSVVANALRLGRFKMKGYTEK, encoded by the coding sequence ATGAGCGAGAAGAAAGAATATAAGCTCTCAGGCATGACCTGTGCTGCCTGTGCTATGACGGTAGAGATGGCAGTCAAGGACTTGGATACGGTAGAGGATGTCAGTGTCAATCTAGCGACAGAACGTCTCAGTTTGCTGCCTAAGGCGGGATTTGACAGTCAGCAAGTGCTGGATGCAGTAGCCGAGGCTGGTTATCAGGCGCAAGAAAAAGGAAAAGACCGACTGTCCCATGTAAGCGAAGAGGCTGCGATGAAAGCGCAGGAATTGGAAAGGAAAAAGCAAGAATTACTAATTCTTTTGGTTACAGCTCTGCCCTTACTTTATATCTCTATGGGCAGTATGGTCGGTCTTCCTCTGCCCAGCTTCTTGAATCATATGGCGCATCCCTTGGTTTTCGTTCTGTCACAACTGCTGTTAACGCTGCCTGCTGTGTGGATTGGTCGCGGCTTCTATCAGAGAGGTTTTCGCAATTTGATCAAAAAACATCCCAATATGGATAGTTTGATTGCGGTGGGGACCAGCGCAGCATTTTTCTACAGCCTCTACTCGGTCGGTCAGGTTTTTCTTGGTCATCATGCCTTTGTTCATCAGCTCTATTTTGAGTCGGTTGCAGTGATTATTACCTTGGTTCTTCTGGGTAAATATATGGAAAGTTCAGCTAAGGGGAGAACGTCTCAGGCCATTCAGTCTCTGCTTGAGCTAGTGCCTAGTCAGGCGACAGTGATTCGTTATGGTGAGGCTGTGACCATTGATACGGAGGATATACGAGTTGGAGACATTATCCGTATCAAGCCAGGGGAGCGTATGCCAGTAGATGGCCTTGTGACAGAGGGGCAGACCTTTGTGGATGAGTCCATGATGACTGGAGAAAGTGTCCCGATTGAAAAGAAAGTCGGCGACACCATTACCAGTGCAACAATCAATCAAAATGGTAGTATTGACTATCAAGCAACTAGGGTGGGCTCGGATACGACCTTAGCTCAGATTGTTAGATTGGTGGAAGAAGCGCAGGGGTCTAAGGCGCCGATAGCGGCTTTAGCCGATAAGATTTCGCTTTATTTTGTTCCAATCGTGCTGAGCTTGGCTGCTTTGTCCGCGATGGGCTGGTATTTTCTGGCTGGTGAGAGCCTTAGCTTTTCTCTGTCAATCTTTATCGCAGTTCTGGTCATTGCCTGCCCTTGTGCGCTGGGATTAGCCACTCCGACAGCTATTATGGTTGGGACTGGCAAAGGGGCTGAAAATGGAATTCTGATTAAGTCTGGTCAAGCTTTGGAAGCAGCTTATCAACTGGATACCATTGTTCTTGATAAGACGGGGACGATTACGGTAGGAAAGCCCAGCCTGACGGATCTACTGCCCTTGGGTGATTTGAATCGGTCCGACCTGTTGAGACTAATAGCTAGCGCTGAGCAGCATTCTGAGCACCCTTTGGCTCGGGCTATTTTGGCAGCTGCTGAAGAGGAGGGGCTTGACTTGCTGCCTGTCAGTCATTTTGAGGCCATTATTGGACGAGGTTTGTCAGCTCGGGTTGAGGACAGACAGATTCTGGTCGGCAATGAGTCTCTGATGAAAGAAAAGAACATTGACAGCAGTGCTTTTCAAGAACAGTTGTTGGAGCTATCCCATGAAGGAAAAACAGCCATGTTTGTTGCAATAGATGGACAGCTGGCTGGTATTCTAGCGGTAGCAGATGAGATGAAATCCAGCAGCCTGTCGGCTGTGCAGGAGCTCCATTCTATGGGACTAGAAGTCATCATGCTGACAGGGGATCGTGAAGAAACAGCGACAGCTATTGCCCAGAAAGCTGGAATCCAAAAAGTCATCGCAGGTGTATTGCCAGATGGGAAGGCCGCTGCCATCAATAACTTACAGGGAGCTGGGAAAAAACTAGCCATGGTCGGAGACGGTATCAATGATGCACCAGCTCTGGTTCAGGCAGATGTTGGAATTGCCATCGGTTCAGGCGCAGATGTAGCTATTGAGTCGGCAGATGTAGTGCTCATGCATAGTGATTTGCAGGATGTAGTCAAGGCTATCAAGCTCAGCCAGGCGACCATCCGCAATATCAAGGAAAATCTCTTCTGGGCTTTTGCCTACAATACACTAGGCATCCCGATTGCTATGGGGTTATTGCATCTTTTCGGCGGTCCCTTGCTTAATCCGATGCTGGCTGGTCTGGCCATGAGTTTGAGCTCAGTGTCAGTTGTTGCCAATGCTCTGCGTCTAGGACGCTTTAAAATGAAGGGATATACGGAGAAATAA
- a CDS encoding zinc ABC transporter substrate-binding protein AdcA yields the protein MKKISLLLAGLLGIFLVACSNQKNADGKLNIVTTFYPVYEFTKQVAGDEANVELLIGAGTEPHDYEPSAKAVATIQDADAFVYENENMETWVLDLLKTLKNKEEKVIKATGNMLLLPGGEEEEDHDHGEEGHHHEYDPHVWLSPKRAIKMVEHIRDSLSKAYPDKKATFEKNAEAYIKKLEALDKEFEDGLANAKQKSFVTQHAAFNYLALDYGLKQVPISGLSPDSESSASRLAELTEYIKKNKIKYIYFEENASQALASTLAKETGVELDVLNPLESLTEEQTKDGADYISIMQANLKALKKTTDQEGAEIAAEKEEDTKTVQNGYFEDSAVKDRTLSDYAGEWQSVYPYLKDGTLDQVFDYKAKLTGKMTAAEYKDYYDKGYKTDVSNINITDKTMEFVVDGKSKKYTYKYVGKHTLTYPKGNRGVRFMFEATDADAGEYKYVQFSDHNIAPTKAAHFHIFYGGESQEALFDELENWPTYYPSKLTGQEIAQEMLAH from the coding sequence ATGAAAAAAATTAGCCTACTATTAGCAGGTTTACTGGGTATTTTCTTAGTGGCTTGTTCCAATCAAAAAAATGCAGATGGCAAGCTCAATATTGTCACAACTTTTTATCCGGTTTATGAGTTTACTAAGCAGGTGGCTGGAGATGAGGCCAATGTTGAACTTCTAATCGGGGCTGGTACAGAGCCGCATGATTATGAGCCTTCAGCTAAGGCAGTTGCTACGATTCAGGATGCAGATGCCTTTGTCTATGAAAATGAAAATATGGAGACTTGGGTTCTGGATTTGCTAAAAACCTTGAAAAATAAGGAAGAAAAGGTTATCAAGGCGACTGGAAATATGCTTCTGCTGCCTGGTGGTGAAGAGGAAGAAGACCACGACCATGGTGAAGAGGGGCATCATCATGAGTATGACCCCCACGTTTGGCTGTCTCCGAAGCGGGCTATTAAAATGGTGGAACACATCCGTGATAGTCTGAGCAAGGCCTATCCTGACAAGAAAGCTACTTTTGAGAAAAACGCAGAGGCTTATATCAAGAAGCTGGAAGCTTTGGATAAGGAGTTTGAAGATGGTTTAGCCAATGCCAAGCAAAAGAGCTTTGTCACTCAGCACGCAGCCTTTAACTATCTGGCGCTGGACTATGGCTTGAAGCAGGTGCCAATTTCTGGACTTTCACCAGACAGTGAGTCATCGGCTTCACGCTTGGCTGAATTGACTGAGTACATCAAGAAAAATAAAATCAAGTATATTTACTTTGAAGAGAATGCTTCCCAGGCTTTGGCTTCTACTCTGGCTAAGGAAACAGGGGTAGAGCTTGATGTCTTGAATCCGCTGGAAAGCTTGACCGAAGAGCAGACCAAGGACGGGGCAGACTATATTTCGATCATGCAGGCTAATCTAAAGGCTCTCAAGAAAACGACTGACCAAGAGGGAGCAGAGATTGCTGCTGAGAAAGAAGAGGATACTAAGACAGTTCAAAATGGCTACTTTGAAGACAGTGCCGTCAAGGATCGAACCTTGTCTGACTATGCTGGTGAGTGGCAGTCTGTTTACCCTTATCTGAAAGACGGTACCTTGGACCAAGTCTTTGACTACAAGGCTAAGCTGACTGGCAAAATGACGGCAGCTGAATACAAGGACTACTATGACAAGGGCTACAAGACAGATGTTTCCAATATCAATATCACAGACAAGACCATGGAATTTGTGGTAGATGGAAAATCCAAGAAATATACTTATAAATACGTTGGCAAGCACACTCTGACTTACCCTAAGGGCAATCGTGGAGTTCGCTTTATGTTTGAAGCGACAGATGCGGATGCTGGGGAGTACAAGTATGTTCAGTTTAGCGACCACAACATTGCACCGACCAAGGCAGCTCATTTCCATATCTTCTATGGCGGCGAAAGCCAGGAAGCACTCTTTGATGAGCTGGAAAACTGGCCAACATATTATCCAAGTAAGTTGACAGGTCAAGAAATTGCCCAAGAGATGTTGGCGCATTAA
- the rpsK gene encoding 30S ribosomal protein S11, translated as MAKPTRKRRVKKNIESGIAHIHATFNNTIVMITDVHGNAIAWSSAGALGFKGSRKSTPFAAQMASEAAAKSAQEHGLKSVEVTVKGPGSGRESAIRALAAAGLEVTAIRDVTPVPHNGARPPKRRRV; from the coding sequence TTGGCTAAACCAACACGTAAACGTCGTGTGAAGAAAAATATCGAATCTGGTATTGCACATATTCACGCTACATTTAATAACACTATTGTTATGATTACTGATGTGCATGGTAACGCGATTGCTTGGTCATCTGCTGGTGCTCTTGGTTTTAAAGGTTCTCGTAAATCTACACCATTTGCTGCCCAAATGGCATCTGAAGCAGCTGCTAAGTCTGCACAAGAACACGGTCTTAAATCAGTTGAAGTTACAGTTAAAGGTCCAGGTTCTGGTCGTGAGTCAGCTATTCGTGCACTTGCAGCAGCTGGTCTGGAAGTAACTGCTATTCGTGATGTGACTCCTGTGCCACACAATGGTGCTCGTCCTCCAAAACGTCGCCGTGTATAA
- a CDS encoding zinc-dependent MarR family transcriptional regulator, which yields MGHLAEKINHFLNEVILTAENQHEILIGSCTSDVRLTNTQEHILMLLSQESLTNSDLAKSLNVSQAAVTKAVKALVEQKMLQTFKDKKDARVTFYRLTNLARPIAEEHQHHHVHTLDTYQRLAEQFSSDEQEVIVKFLDGLIGEIGK from the coding sequence ATGGGTCATTTAGCAGAAAAAATTAATCATTTTTTGAATGAGGTCATATTGACAGCCGAGAATCAACATGAAATTTTGATTGGTTCTTGTACGAGTGATGTACGGCTAACGAACACGCAGGAGCACATTTTGATGCTTTTGTCTCAGGAATCTTTGACAAATTCTGATCTGGCGAAAAGCCTGAATGTTAGCCAGGCTGCTGTGACTAAAGCTGTTAAGGCTTTGGTGGAGCAAAAGATGTTGCAAACTTTCAAGGATAAGAAAGATGCTCGTGTGACTTTTTATCGTTTGACTAACTTGGCGCGACCGATTGCGGAAGAGCATCAGCACCATCATGTGCACACTTTAGACACCTACCAGAGATTGGCAGAGCAATTTTCTTCTGATGAGCAGGAAGTAATTGTGAAATTTTTGGATGGTTTGATTGGAGAAATTGGGAAATGA
- a CDS encoding gamma-glutamylcysteine synthetase — translation MQDSIDILKERYLTNIKENPDLYIGIELEFPIVNLEGGATDTRVTKELLARLNSDYSFIVERRDLDGNPIQLKASDSEDRILFEVSYNILEFAFEKAKIIQEVEIRFNHYLDIIQQILRKDHHELQGHGLHPFWKENDNQPVKYPRYQMLMQYLALSEKIGGDFFHRHPDYGGYICGSQVQLDVSRANFIQVINAFNQIEAAKAYFFANSELITEDFQTKIARDRFWEESMHGLLVENVGVNPYDFKNEEDFFNYLNHTAIFNAEREGDTYYFPPIAAGEYLKQGQIKGYNLSGRESLVSPRSDDFYYHRSYQYQDLTTRGTIEFRSTCAQPLNRTFAPAAFHLGLLANLEEVTAYLKDCDFFKLEGRAYKDLRRKYSQIDLTQTEQDAIRSFASDLLQLAIKGLKMRKKGEERYLFPLVNEV, via the coding sequence ATGCAAGATTCAATTGATATTTTGAAAGAGCGCTATTTAACCAATATTAAAGAAAATCCAGACTTATATATTGGGATTGAGTTGGAATTCCCAATTGTGAATCTTGAAGGTGGAGCAACAGATACCCGTGTTACAAAAGAGCTCTTGGCAAGGCTAAACTCCGATTATAGTTTTATTGTCGAACGCAGGGACTTAGACGGCAATCCTATCCAATTAAAAGCTTCAGATAGTGAAGATCGGATACTTTTTGAAGTGTCTTACAATATTTTAGAATTTGCATTTGAAAAAGCGAAAATAATTCAGGAAGTTGAAATACGCTTCAATCACTACTTAGACATTATTCAACAAATCTTGCGCAAAGATCATCATGAGCTTCAGGGGCACGGTCTGCATCCATTCTGGAAGGAAAATGATAATCAGCCCGTGAAATATCCTCGCTATCAAATGTTGATGCAATATCTGGCTTTGAGTGAGAAAATTGGCGGAGATTTCTTCCATCGCCATCCTGATTATGGTGGCTATATCTGTGGGAGTCAGGTACAGTTGGATGTTTCGCGGGCAAATTTCATCCAGGTAATCAATGCCTTTAATCAGATCGAGGCAGCTAAAGCCTATTTTTTCGCTAATTCGGAATTGATAACAGAAGATTTCCAGACTAAAATTGCCAGAGACCGTTTTTGGGAAGAGTCCATGCACGGCTTGTTAGTAGAAAATGTCGGTGTCAATCCCTATGATTTCAAAAATGAGGAAGATTTTTTCAATTATTTAAATCATACGGCTATTTTCAATGCTGAGCGAGAGGGTGACACTTACTATTTCCCTCCTATTGCAGCTGGAGAGTATCTAAAGCAAGGGCAAATCAAGGGATACAATTTGAGTGGTAGGGAAAGCCTAGTCAGTCCTCGTTCAGATGATTTTTATTATCACAGAAGCTACCAATATCAGGATTTGACGACGCGAGGAACGATCGAATTTAGGAGCACTTGCGCTCAGCCTCTTAATAGAACCTTCGCACCAGCAGCCTTTCATTTAGGCTTGTTAGCTAACCTTGAGGAAGTGACTGCATATCTGAAGGATTGCGATTTCTTTAAATTGGAAGGCCGTGCTTATAAAGATCTTCGCAGAAAGTATTCTCAAATCGACTTGACGCAAACGGAGCAAGATGCTATTAGATCATTTGCATCTGACCTCCTTCAATTAGCTATTAAAGGTTTAAAAATGCGAAAAAAAGGGGAAGAGCGCTACCTGTTTCCGCTTGTAAATGAAGTATAA
- the rplQ gene encoding 50S ribosomal protein L17 codes for MAYRKLGRTSSQRKAMLRDLTTDLIINESIVTTEARAKEIRKTVEKMITLGKRGDLHARRQAAAFVRNEIASENYNEETNKYTTTTALQKLFSELAPRYAERNGGYTRILKTEPRRGDAAPMAIIELV; via the coding sequence ATGGCTTACCGTAAACTAGGACGCACTAGCTCACAACGTAAAGCAATGCTTCGCGATTTGACTACTGACTTGATTATCAATGAATCAATCGTAACAACTGAAGCTCGTGCTAAAGAAATCCGTAAAACAGTTGAAAAAATGATTACTCTTGGTAAACGTGGTGACTTGCATGCTCGTCGTCAAGCAGCAGCTTTTGTACGTAACGAAATTGCATCAGAAAACTACAATGAAGAGACTAACAAATACACTACAACTACAGCTCTTCAAAAATTGTTCTCTGAATTGGCACCTCGCTATGCTGAGCGCAATGGTGGATACACTCGTATTCTTAAAACTGAACCACGCCGTGGGGATGCTGCGCCAATGGCAATTATTGAATTAGTATAA
- a CDS encoding CopY/TcrY family copper transport repressor: MEQQNMSQAEWQVMRVLWAYPHSRSTEIIERLEADFSWKPATIKTLLNRLKTKEFIAMEKIEGKFYYDARILEADHLESTWQALFDNICNTKHGDLLISMIERSQFSQGDLERLSQVIDKKRASAPLEIKCDCPQGQCRCGHGKEVH; encoded by the coding sequence ATGGAACAGCAAAATATGAGCCAAGCAGAATGGCAAGTGATGCGTGTGCTGTGGGCCTACCCACACAGTCGCAGTACAGAGATTATAGAGCGTTTGGAAGCCGACTTTTCTTGGAAGCCAGCAACCATTAAGACCCTTTTGAATCGTTTGAAGACCAAAGAATTTATCGCTATGGAAAAAATTGAGGGGAAGTTTTACTACGATGCTCGGATTTTAGAAGCGGATCATCTGGAAAGTACTTGGCAGGCGCTTTTTGACAATATCTGTAACACTAAACACGGAGATCTTTTGATTTCGATGATTGAGAGAAGTCAGTTCAGTCAAGGGGACTTGGAGCGGCTCAGCCAAGTCATTGATAAGAAAAGAGCCTCGGCTCCTTTGGAAATCAAATGCGACTGCCCACAAGGCCAGTGTCGTTGCGGGCACGGAAAGGAGGTGCATTGA
- a CDS encoding heavy-metal-associated domain-containing protein: protein MKQTVQLENLSCQNCVKHVTQHFLSMEGVSDVTVDLYKQTAEIITERPLTVEDYQAALSKTIYKVLGVQDN from the coding sequence ATGAAACAAACAGTCCAATTAGAAAACTTATCTTGTCAAAATTGTGTCAAACACGTCACCCAGCACTTCCTATCTATGGAGGGAGTGTCAGATGTGACAGTAGATCTTTACAAGCAGACTGCAGAAATTATTACAGAGAGACCCCTGACTGTAGAGGACTATCAGGCGGCTTTGAGCAAAACCATCTATAAGGTCTTAGGGGTGCAGGATAACTGA
- the rpmJ gene encoding 50S ribosomal protein L36: MKVRPSVKPICEYCKVIRRNGRVMVICPANPKHKQRQG; this comes from the coding sequence ATGAAAGTAAGACCATCGGTCAAACCAATTTGCGAATACTGTAAAGTTATTCGTCGTAATGGCCGTGTTATGGTAATTTGCCCAGCAAATCCAAAACACAAACAACGTCAAGGATAA
- the infA gene encoding translation initiation factor IF-1: MAKDDVIEVEGKVVDTMPNAMFTVELENGHQILATVSGKIRKNYIRILAGDRVTVEMSPYDLTRGRITYRFK; this comes from the coding sequence GTGGCAAAAGACGATGTGATTGAAGTCGAAGGCAAGGTAGTCGATACTATGCCGAACGCAATGTTTACGGTTGAACTTGAAAATGGACATCAGATTTTAGCAACAGTTTCTGGTAAAATTCGTAAAAACTATATTCGTATTTTAGCGGGAGATCGTGTTACTGTCGAGATGAGTCCTTATGATTTGACACGTGGACGGATCACGTACCGCTTTAAATAA
- the rpsM gene encoding 30S ribosomal protein S13, producing MARIAGVDIPNDKRVVVSLTYVYGIGLPTSKKILAAAGISEDIRVKDLTSDQEDAIRREVDAIKVEGDLRREVNLNIKRLMEIGSYRGIRHRRGLPVRGQNTKNNARTRKGKAVAIAGKKK from the coding sequence ATGGCTCGTATTGCTGGAGTTGACATTCCAAATGACAAACGTGTAGTCGTTTCACTTACTTATGTGTACGGTATCGGACTTCCAACTTCTAAGAAAATTTTGGCAGCAGCTGGAATCTCAGAAGACATCCGTGTCAAAGATTTGACATCAGATCAAGAAGACGCAATCCGTCGCGAAGTGGATGCAATCAAGGTTGAAGGTGACCTTCGTCGTGAAGTAAACCTTAACATCAAACGTTTGATGGAAATCGGTTCATACCGTGGTATCCGTCACCGTCGTGGACTTCCTGTCCGTGGACAAAACACTAAAAACAATGCTCGTACTCGTAAAGGTAAAGCCGTTGCGATTGCAGGTAAGAAAAAATAA
- a CDS encoding DNA-directed RNA polymerase subunit alpha codes for MIEFEKPNITKIDENKNYGKFVVEPLERGYGTTLGNSLRRVLLASLPGAAVTSINIDGVLHEFDTISGVREDVMQIILNIKGIAVKSYVQDEKMIELDVEGPAEVTAGDILTDSDIEIVNPDHYLFTISEGARFKAKMAVNSGRGYVPADENKKDDAPVGTLAVDSIYTPVTKVNYQVEPARVGSNDGFDKLTLEILTNGTIIPEDALGLSARILTEHLNLFTDLTEVAISTDVMKEAEKSSDDRILERTIEELDLSVRSYNCLKRAGINTVFDLTEKSEPEMMKVRNLGRKSLEEVKVKLADLGLGLRNDK; via the coding sequence ATGATTGAGTTTGAAAAACCAAATATAACAAAAATTGATGAAAATAAAAATTATGGCAAGTTTGTAGTTGAGCCGTTAGAACGCGGTTATGGTACAACACTTGGAAATTCTCTTCGTCGTGTACTTCTCGCCTCACTTCCAGGTGCAGCAGTGACTTCTATCAACATTGATGGAGTATTGCACGAATTTGATACGATTTCTGGGGTCCGTGAAGATGTGATGCAGATTATTCTGAACATCAAAGGGATTGCTGTAAAATCTTACGTCCAAGACGAAAAGATGATTGAATTGGATGTTGAAGGTCCTGCAGAAGTAACTGCTGGAGACATTTTGACAGACAGTGATATCGAAATTGTAAACCCTGATCATTATCTCTTTACAATCAGTGAAGGTGCTCGCTTCAAAGCGAAAATGGCTGTGAATAGCGGTCGTGGATATGTACCAGCTGATGAAAATAAAAAAGATGATGCACCAGTGGGCACACTTGCGGTAGATTCTATCTATACGCCTGTGACAAAAGTAAATTACCAAGTTGAGCCAGCTCGTGTTGGTAGCAACGATGGTTTTGATAAACTTACCCTTGAAATTTTAACGAATGGAACTATCATTCCCGAAGACGCTTTGGGACTATCAGCTCGTATCCTGACAGAGCATCTGAATCTTTTTACAGATTTAACAGAAGTTGCTATTTCAACTGATGTGATGAAGGAAGCAGAAAAATCTTCAGATGATCGCATTTTGGAACGTACTATTGAAGAATTGGATCTATCAGTTCGTTCATACAACTGTCTGAAACGCGCAGGAATTAATACTGTCTTTGATTTGACAGAAAAATCAGAGCCTGAAATGATGAAAGTTCGTAACTTGGGCCGCAAGAGTCTTGAAGAAGTTAAAGTTAAACTTGCTGACCTTGGTCTTGGGTTAAGAAACGATAAATAA
- a CDS encoding metal ABC transporter permease — MLNLFSYDFMQRAFLAVIAMSLFSPILGTFLILRRQSLMSDTLSHVSLAGVAFGLVLGLSPTFTTVVVVIIAAVFLEYLRTIYKNFMEIGTAILMSTGLAISLIVMSKGKSSSSMSLDQYLFGSIVTISREQVISLFVIAAVVLALTFLFIRPMYILTFDEDTAFVDGLPVRTMSILFNIVTGVAIALMIPAAGALLVSTIMVLPASIALRIGKNFKSVILLANAIGFFGMIAGLYISYYAETPASASITIIFVSLFLLVNLVKKFMK, encoded by the coding sequence ATGCTTAATTTATTTTCCTATGATTTTATGCAGCGTGCCTTTCTGGCAGTTATTGCCATGAGCCTTTTTTCGCCGATTTTGGGGACCTTCCTGATTTTACGTCGGCAGAGTCTTATGAGTGACACGCTTAGTCACGTTTCACTGGCAGGTGTGGCCTTTGGCTTGGTTCTAGGTTTGTCACCTACCTTCACAACGGTGGTGGTGGTTATAATCGCAGCAGTCTTCTTAGAGTATCTGCGGACTATCTATAAAAATTTCATGGAAATCGGGACGGCCATTCTTATGTCAACCGGCTTAGCTATTTCCTTGATTGTTATGAGTAAGGGCAAGAGTTCTAGCTCGATGAGTTTGGACCAGTATCTATTTGGTTCCATTGTGACTATCAGTAGGGAGCAGGTGATTTCTCTTTTTGTCATTGCTGCTGTGGTGCTTGCCTTGACCTTCCTCTTCATTCGCCCCATGTACATCTTGACCTTTGATGAGGATACGGCCTTTGTGGATGGACTTCCGGTGCGGACCATGTCTATTCTCTTCAATATCGTGACGGGTGTTGCGATTGCTCTCATGATTCCGGCTGCGGGAGCCTTGCTTGTTTCGACCATCATGGTCTTGCCGGCTAGTATTGCCCTGCGGATTGGGAAAAATTTCAAGTCGGTCATTTTGCTGGCAAATGCCATTGGTTTCTTTGGTATGATTGCTGGACTTTATATTTCTTACTATGCAGAGACGCCAGCTAGTGCTAGCATTACGATTATTTTCGTCAGTTTGTTTTTGCTGGTCAATCTGGTCAAAAAATTTATGAAATAG
- a CDS encoding metal ABC transporter ATP-binding protein produces the protein MRYITVENLSFYYDKEPVLEHIHYFLDSGEFVTLTGENGAAKTTLVKASLGILQPKHGEVKISKTNERGKKLRIAYLPQQIASFNAGFPSTVYEFVQSGRYPRKGWFRRLNEHDEEHIKASLESVGMWEHRDKRIGSLSGGQKQRAVIARMFASDPDIFVLDEPTTGMDAGSKEEFYKLMHHSAHKHGKAVLMITHDPEEVRKYADRNIHLVRNQDSPWRCFNVHESDSGQEVSHA, from the coding sequence ATGAGATATATCACAGTGGAAAATCTGTCCTTTTACTATGACAAGGAGCCTGTGTTGGAGCATATACACTATTTTCTGGATAGTGGCGAGTTTGTAACCTTGACGGGGGAGAATGGGGCTGCCAAGACGACACTTGTCAAGGCTAGTCTGGGAATTTTACAGCCTAAGCATGGTGAGGTTAAGATTTCTAAAACTAACGAACGAGGTAAGAAACTGCGGATTGCCTATCTTCCTCAGCAGATTGCTAGTTTTAATGCGGGTTTTCCTAGTACAGTTTACGAATTTGTCCAGTCTGGCCGCTATCCGCGCAAGGGCTGGTTTCGCCGTTTGAATGAACACGATGAGGAGCATATCAAGGCTAGTCTAGAGTCGGTGGGAATGTGGGAACATCGAGATAAGCGGATTGGTTCACTTTCGGGTGGCCAGAAGCAGAGGGCTGTTATCGCTCGGATGTTTGCTTCAGATCCGGATATTTTTGTCCTAGATGAGCCGACAACAGGGATGGATGCAGGCAGTAAGGAGGAATTTTACAAGCTCATGCACCATAGTGCTCATAAGCATGGGAAAGCTGTCTTGATGATCACGCACGATCCAGAGGAAGTTCGTAAATATGCTGACCGCAACATTCATCTGGTTCGTAATCAGGACTCGCCTTGGCGCTGTTTCAATGTGCATGAAAGTGACAGCGGACAGGAGGTAAGCCATGCTTAA